In Hevea brasiliensis isolate MT/VB/25A 57/8 chromosome 13, ASM3005281v1, whole genome shotgun sequence, a single genomic region encodes these proteins:
- the LOC110671906 gene encoding ubiquitin-like modifier-activating enzyme 5 → MHRCDRRDVAEEEEEEEFSLAQKKQLVMEAELKQVLNDLDSLKHSLLDPSHHAPIDKLQSRIEHLTTLAKSEPVRRSKVKDMSAEVVDSNPYSRLMALQRMGIVQNYERIREFSVAIVGIGGVGSVAAEMLTRCGIGRLLLYDYDKVELANMNRLFFRPEQVGMTKTDAAVQTLSDINPDVVLESYTLNITTVQGFETFMSSLKNKYFRPAKEGSGVDLVLSCVDNYEARMAVNQACNELNQTWMESGVSEDAVSGHIQLLIPGETACFACAPPLVVASGVDERTLKREGVCAASLPTTMGVVAGLLVQNTLKLLLQFGHVSLYLGYNSLKDYFPTMEMRPNPQCSNAACLERQKEYILAKPARDAAAKTKMEAEALLATEIPLHADNEWNISVVDDSELEKTYATGSGPADALPEGLTHELPSADEFQKFPDADTTTATIDDLEELRKQLDALNA, encoded by the exons ATGCATAGATGCGATCGCCGTGATgtagcagaagaagaagaagaagaagaatttagCTTAGCTCAGAAGAAGCAGCTAGTAATGGAGGCGGAATTGAAACAGGTGCTAAATGATCTCGATTCTCTTAAGCATTCATTGCTTGATCCTTCTCATCACGCTCCAATCGATAAG CTGCAGTCGCGTATTGAACATCTCACAACGTTGGCAAAGTCTGAACCTGTTCGGCGTTCAAAAGTCAAG GATATGAGTGCCGAGGTTGTGGATAGCAATCCTTATAGTAGGCTCATGGCGCTTCAAAGGATGGGTATTGTGCAGAACTATGAGAGAATTCGGGAGTTCTCTGTTGCCATTGTT GGAATTGGTGGTGTTGGCAGTGTTGCAGCTGAAATGCTAACAAGATGTGGAATAGGTCGTCTTTTGTTGTATGATTATGACAAAGTGGAGTTGGCCAACATGAATAGACTTTTTTTTCGTCCGgaacag GTTGGCATGACGAAGACTGATGCTGCTGTTCAGACCCTGTCAGACATAAATCCTGATGTTGTGCTTGAG AGCTATACACTGAACATCACAACAGTGCAAGGGTTTGAAACCTTCATGTCAAGtttgaaaaataaatattttcgTCCAGCTAAAGAAGGTAGTGGAGTAGATCTTGTTTTAAGCTGTGTGGATAATTATGAAGCAAGGATGGCTGTTAACCAG GCTTGTAATGAGTTGAATCAAACATGGATGGAGTCTG GTGTATCTGAAGATGCTGTTTCTGGTCATATACAACTGTTGATTCCTGGAGAAACTGCTTGTTTTGCATGTGCACCTCCTCTT GTTGTAGCATCTGGTGTGGATGAGCGGACACTCAAGCGTGAGGGGGTTTGTGCAGCATCTTTGCCTACCACGATG GGAGTTGTCGCTGGGCTTTTAGTTCAAAATACACTGAAGCTCCTGTTACAATTTGGACATGTATCTCTATACCTG GGATACAATTCTCTCAAAGATTATTTCCCAACCATGGAAATGAGGCCAAATCCTCAATGTTCAAATGCAGCTTGTTTGGAGCGTCAG AAAGAGTATATCCTTGCAAAGCCAGCTAGGGATGCTGCAGCTAAAACCAAAATGGAGGCAGAAGCATTGTTAGCTACAGAGATCCCACTTCATGCTGATAATGAGTGGAACATAAG TGTTGTTGATGATAGTGAGCTGGAAAAGACATATGCCACAGGTTCAG GTCCTGCAGATGCGCTCCCCGAAGGTCTTACACATGAGCTTCCAAGTGCAGACGAGTTTCAGAAGTTCCCAGATGCTGATACAACTACAGCTACTATTGATGACCTTGAAGAACTCAGGAAGCAACTTGATGCCCTTAATGCCTGA
- the LOC110671930 gene encoding uncharacterized protein LOC110671930, translating into MNSRELVLLSTATVFGALASALAARFFFFNQKKHFPRIDSSAVSKKCSSQSPFDPSKRQGYLSWDDYFMAIAFLSAERSKDPNRQVGACLVSQNEVILGIGYNGFPRGCSDDKLPWAKKSKTGNPLETKYPYVCHAEVNAILNKNHASAAGQKLYVTMFPCNECAKIIIQSGVSEVIYFVEKNLSNSDTNYVASHKLLSMAGVKVRKHQPQMNQMLIKFEDS; encoded by the exons ATGAATTCTCGAGAGCTTGTTCTTCTCTCTACAGCAACGGTTTTCGGTGCACTGGCATCTGCTCTTGCGGCTCGCTTCTTTTTCTTCAACCAGAAAAAGCACTTTCCCCGAATCGATTCGTCTGCCGTTTCGAAGAAATGCTCTTCTCAGAGCCCGTTTGATCCCTCCAAGCGCCAAGG ATACTTGTCATGGGACGATTATTTTATGGCAATTGCTTTTTTGTCAGCTGAACGATCCAAAGATCCAAACAGGCAG GTTGGTGCATGCTTGGTCAGTCAAAATGAAGTTATTCTTG GCATTGGCTATAATGGATTTCCAAGAGGTTGCTCAGATGACAAACTTCCTTGGGCAAAG aaATCTAAAACTGGGAATCCTTTGGAGACTAAGTATCC TTATGTTTGTCATGCTGAAGTTAATGCTATCCTGAACAAAAACCACGCTTCTGCTGCAGGGCAG AAGCTTTACGTGACCATGTTCCCTTGCAATGAATGTGCCAAGATAATCATTCAG TCAGGTGTATCTGAAGTTATATATTTTGTGGAGAAGAATTTAAGTAACTCTGACACAAACTACGTTGCTTCACACAAGCTACTATCTATGGCTGGTGTCAAG GTCAGGAAACATCAACCACAGATGAACCAAATGTTGATAAAGTTTGAAGATTCCTAG
- the LOC110671910 gene encoding zinc finger protein SHOOT GRAVITROPISM 5 isoform X2, with product MEEGGQKELQLLPSQHSSCSYSQMRSRPPDFSSLSDGNKADTSCVEAMKWQAAEQIRLATIEKAYAERVRELTRKEIELAQSEFARARHMWQRAREEVEKAERMKERATRQIDSTCMEITCQSCRQRFKP from the exons ATGGAGGAAGGTGGTCAGAAAGAGTTGCAGCTACTCCCTTCTCAACACTCTTCTTGTTCTTATTCACAGATGAGGTCCCGGCCTCCTGATTTTTCTTCGTTGAG TGATGGAAATAAAGCGGATACGAGTTGCGTGGAGGCGATGAAATGGCAGGCAGCTGAGCAAATTCGATTGGCTACCATTGAAAAAGCTTATGCAGAGAGAGTGAGGGAGCTGACAAGGAAGGAGATAGAGTTAGCGCAATCGGAGTTTGCAAGGGCAAGACACATGTGGCAAAGGGCTAGAGAAGAGGTGGAAAAAGCGGAGAGAATGAAGGAGAGAGCCACAAGGCAGATAGATTCTACGTGCATGGAGATCACTTGCCAATCTTGCAGGCAAAGGTTCAAGCCTTAA
- the LOC110671910 gene encoding protein indeterminate-domain 16 isoform X1 has protein sequence MEEGGQKELQLLPSQHSSCSYSQMRSRPPDFSSLRYRSSSATVSDHQQFGGPSLDLQLSISLSPIQAPSNCVLTGSICDFSDGNKADTSCVEAMKWQAAEQIRLATIEKAYAERVRELTRKEIELAQSEFARARHMWQRAREEVEKAERMKERATRQIDSTCMEITCQSCRQRFKP, from the coding sequence ATGGAGGAAGGTGGTCAGAAAGAGTTGCAGCTACTCCCTTCTCAACACTCTTCTTGTTCTTATTCACAGATGAGGTCCCGGCCTCCTGATTTTTCTTCGTTGAGGTATCGATCATCATCGGCGACGGTGTCTGATCATCAACAATTTGGAGGACCATCTCTAGACTTGCAATTATCAATCAGTCTGAGTCCAATCCAGGCACCATCTAACtgtgttttaacaggttccatTTGTGATTTCAGTGATGGAAATAAAGCGGATACGAGTTGCGTGGAGGCGATGAAATGGCAGGCAGCTGAGCAAATTCGATTGGCTACCATTGAAAAAGCTTATGCAGAGAGAGTGAGGGAGCTGACAAGGAAGGAGATAGAGTTAGCGCAATCGGAGTTTGCAAGGGCAAGACACATGTGGCAAAGGGCTAGAGAAGAGGTGGAAAAAGCGGAGAGAATGAAGGAGAGAGCCACAAGGCAGATAGATTCTACGTGCATGGAGATCACTTGCCAATCTTGCAGGCAAAGGTTCAAGCCTTAA